One Miscanthus floridulus cultivar M001 chromosome 11, ASM1932011v1, whole genome shotgun sequence DNA window includes the following coding sequences:
- the LOC136491262 gene encoding probable isoaspartyl peptidase/L-asparaginase 3 codes for MDSMRRSSVGLLIGLLLIRFNWCSVVGGEGAGEVGVAFPVVVSTWPFREAVRAAWRVVSASEGGGSAIDAVVAGCSACEELRCDGTVGPGGSPDENGETTLDALVMNGATMEIGAVAAMRYVKDGIKAAKLVMEHSEHTLLVGEKATAFAISMGLPGPTNLSSPASIEKWEKWRQNYCQPNFWKNVVPVGKCGPYHPINLSSVEVEDSVKNGVEGSQGGLCQGYYESDNFLEPIKSHLKIVNRHNHDTISMAVIDKMGHIAVGTSTNGATFKIPGRVGDGPIPGSSSYGDDEVGACGATGDGDIMMRFLPCYQVVESMRQGMDPRDAAKDAISRIARKYPDFIGAVFAVNKEGVHAGACHGWTFQYSVRNSSMQDVKVITVYP; via the exons ATGGATTCCATGAGGCGGAGTTCCGTGGGGCTTCTCATAGGGCTCCTGCTAATTCGGTTCAATTGGTGCTCG GTGGTGGGCGGCGAAGGCGCGGGCGAAGTAGGCGTGGCGTTCCCGGTGGTGGTGAGCACCTGGCCGTTCCGGGAGGCGGTCAGAGCGGCCTGGAGGGTGGTTTCGGCCAGTGAAGGCGGTGGTTCGGCCATCGATGCTGTCGTCGCTGGCTGCTCCGCTTGCGAGGAGCTCCGCTGCGATGGTACAG TTGGTCCAGGTGGAAGTCCAGATGAGAACGGTGAAACTACCTTAGATGCTCTTGTCATGAATGGG GCAACAATGGAAATTGGAGCTGTGGCAGCCATGAGATATGTGAAGGATGGAATCAAGGCAGCAAAGTTGGTCATGGAGCACAGCGAGCATACTCTGCTCGTTGGAGAGAAAGCAACAGCATTTGCAATTTCAATGGGTCTTCCAGGACCAACTAACCTCAGTTCACCAGCGTCAATTGAGAAATGGGAAAAGTGGAGACAGAACTACTGCCAACCAAACTTCTGGAAAAATGTTGTTCCTGTCGGTAAGTGTGGTCCATACCATCCTATCAATTTATCCTCAGTTGAAGTTGAGGACTCTGTAAAGAATGGGGTAGAGGGGAGTCAAGGTGGTCTCTGCCAGGGGTATTATGAAAGTGATAATTTTCTGGAGCCAATAAAATCTCATTTGAAGATTGTTAATCGCCACAACCATGATACAATCTCTATGGCCGTGATTGACAAG ATGGGCCATATAGCAGTTGGGACATCAACCAATGGTGCTACATTTAAAATTCCAGGAAG GGTAGGCGATGGCCCAATACCAGGATCTTCTTCATATGGTGATGATGAAGTTGGGGCTTGTGGAGCAACTGGTGACGGTGATATTATGATGCGCTTCCTTCCATG CTATCAAGTGGTAGAGAGCATGCGACAAGGGATGGATCCTCGAGACGCTGCCAAAGATGCTATATCAAGAATTGCCCGCAAATATCCGGATTTCATCGGTGCTGTATTTGCAGTCAACAAGGAAGGAGTGCACGCCGGGGCATGCCATGGATGGACATTCCAATACTCTGTACGGAATTCCAGCATGCAGGATGTGAAGGTCATTACAGTATATCCTTAG
- the LOC136491263 gene encoding uncharacterized protein has protein sequence MDDRGGGGGGEAERWPWWAAASAAQAAAGVAWFRRGRGGTAVAMPFKAFAIASLFVGAGATAVAAGVLAAGVGSVEEMKGVGASIRRWMGAPPRRAGGSD, from the exons ATGGACgaccgaggcggcggcggcggcggggaggccgAGAGGTGGCCGTGGTGGGCTGCGGCGAGCGCGGCTCAGGCCGCGGCCGGGGTCGCGTGGTTCCGACGCGGCAGGGGCGGAACGGCGGTGGCGATGCCGTTCAAGGCATTCGCCATCGCCTCCCTCTTCGTCGGCGCCggcgccaccgccgtcgccgctgGGGTGCTTGCCGCGGGCGTCGGATCG GTGGAGGAGATGAAGGGCGTGGGCGCGAGCATCCGGCGGTGGATGGGAGCTCCTCCTCGCCGAGCGGGAGGCAGTGACTGA
- the LOC136494779 gene encoding probable transcription factor MYB58 gives MARAPGGARRRGGGSGRRDAAAGRGEAVRKGHWTAEEDAVLLEHVRVHGPRDWSSIRSKGFLPRTGKSCRLRWVNKLRPDLKTGCKFSAEEERVVLELQAQFGNKWARISTYLSGRTDNDVKNFWSTRQKRLARLLGTPLRGRSSRSRSARAQAPVASSLESRPATVVPCLDQVPLEGSSSGVHPCRAAIPFMDAQKVPLEGSSPGVHLCSAATPFMDAQSAALAPYDWAGSGLVGFDGALPLPSDSHACSSSNAAALPPLLPFDQPPYPLLDFPGLPPAGWNMAPGFANAGAMDHLAYQELLPVTQPAPMMLPFFGTEYPHGGVKAELPDAAPDNFFEDLPPDMFDSLDQPPPPLSPPATSSGF, from the exons ATGGCTCGAGCACCTGGCGGCGCCCGGCGGCGGGGCGGAGGCAGCGGCAGGAGGGACGCGGCGGCGGGCAGGGGCGAGGCGGTGCGGAAGGGGCACTGGACGGCGGAGGAGGACGCGGTGCTGCTGGAGCACGTGCGCGTGCACGGGCCCCGGGACTGGAGCTCCATTCGATCCAAAGGCTTCCTGCCGCGCACCGGCAAGTCCTGCCGCCTCCGCTGGGTGAACAAGCTCAGGCCAGACCTCAAGAC TGGCTGCAAGTTCTCTGCAGAGGAGGAGCGGGTGGTGCTGGAGCTGCAGGCGCAGTTCGGGAACAAGTGGGCGAGGATCTCCACCTACTTGTCGGGCAGGACGGACAACGACGTCAAGAACTTCTGGAGCACCCGCCAGAAGCGGCTCGCCAGGCTGCTGGGAACGCCTCTCCGCGGCCGGTCCAGCAGGAGCAGGAGCGCCAGGGCGCAGGCGCCTGTTGCCTCCTCTCTGGAGTCGCGACCCGCCACCGTG GTTCCCTGCCTGGATCAAGTTCCATTGGAGGGCAGCTCCTCTGGTGTTCACCCATGCAGAGCAGCAATACCATTCATGGACGCACAGAAAGTTCCATTGGAGGGCAGCTCCCCTGGTGTTCACCTATGCAGCGCAGCAACACCATTCATGGACGCGCAGAGTGCTGCACTGGCCCCGTACGATTGGGCAGGCTCCGGGCTTGTCGGTTTCGACGGAGCACTGCCGCTGCCCTCCGACAGCCACGCGTGCTCGTCGTCCAACGCTGCCGCACTGCCACCACTGCTGCCGTTCGACCAGCCTCCGTACCCTCTGCTCGACTTCCCAGGGCTACCACCGGCGGGCTGGAACATGGCTCCTGGGTTCGCCAACGCCGGCGCTATGGACCATCTCGCCTACCAGGAGCTGCTGCCGGTGACGCAACCCGCTCCAATGATGCTCCCGTTCTTCGGCACGGAGTACCCGCACGGCGGCGTCAAGGCCGAGCTTCCGGACGCGGCGCCCGACAACTTCTTCGAGGACCTGCCGCCGGACATGTTCGACTCCCTTGATCAACCGCCGCCGCCACTGTCACCGCCTGCGACGAGCTCTGGATTTTGA